From Drosophila virilis strain 15010-1051.87 chromosome X, Dvir_AGI_RSII-ME, whole genome shotgun sequence, the proteins below share one genomic window:
- the LOC138911079 gene encoding uncharacterized protein: MERSPEPSININGRHAVCTATNMSYAKIKTKYKDSKRTINKFQLTLVKLTKLKSSLKFLLKCRKSNLIPNFIKNLTQHLTILTTDNKTHPDITRTLTRHTHFYHTKILNLLIKHKHNLLQEQTKHMEKAKTNIEQLMTTDDAKAFFESERNIENKITTTLKKRQETKHDKLRDQRNLALADNNTQREWFVNKTKIEFPPNVVALLAKGPKFALPISKRDFPLLKYIADGEELVQTIKEKETQESARTKFSLLVKEHKTKNNQNSRDRAILDTVEQTRKLLKENINIKILSSDKGNKTVAMDEDEYKNKMTNILDDLCAYRTLRLDPTSRLQTKNNTFVAQLFKMGLISKDERNKMTTTTAVPPRIYGLPKIHKEGTPLRPICSSIGSPSYGLCKYIIQILKNLTMDSRYNIKNAVDFKDRVNNSQIREEETLVSFDVVSLFPSIPIELALDTIRQKWTKLEEHTNIPKQLFMDIVRFCIQENRYFKYEDKIYTQLKGMPMGSPASPVIADILMEELLDKITDKLKIKPRLLTKYVDDLFAITNKIDVENILKELNSFHKQIKFTMELEKDGKLPFLDSIVSRMDNTLKIKWYRKPIASGRILNFNSNHPKSMIINTALGCMNRMMKISDTIYHKEIEHEIKELLTKNDFPPNIIKTLLKRRQIERKKPTEPAKIYKSLIYVPRLSERLTNSDCYNKQDIKVAHKPTNTLQKFFNKIKSKIPMIEKSNVVYQIPCGGDNNNKCNSVYIGTTKSKLKTRISQHKSDFKLRHQNNIQKTALMTHCIRSNHTPNFDETTILQQEQHYNKRHTLEMLHIINTPTYKRLNYKTDTENCAHLYRHLLNSQTTSVTISTSKSADV, encoded by the coding sequence atggaaaggtcgccagagccatcaataaatatcaacgGAAGGCACGCCGTATGCACAGCAACCAACATGAGctacgcaaaaataaaaactaaatacaaggattcgaaaagaacaattaataaattccaactaacactggtaaaattaactaaacttaaatctagtttaaaatttttgttaaaatgtagaaaatcaaatttaatacctAACTTCATCAAAAACTTGACACAGCATTTGACCATACTGACCACTGACAATAAAACCCACCCTGACATAACAAGAACATtgactagacacacacatttttaccataccaaaatattaaacttacttataaaacacaaacacaacctattacaagaacaaacaaaacatatggaaaaagcaaaaacaaacatagaaCAACTGATGACCACAGATGACGCAAAAGCGTTttttgagagcgagagaaatatagaaaacaaaataacaacaacactcaagaaaagacaagaaacgaaacacgataagttacgagatcaacggaacctagccttagcggataacaacacgcaaagagagtggtttgtaaacaaaacaaaaatagaattcccgccaaacgtcgtagcgttactcgcaaaagggccgaagttcgctctcccaatcagcaagagagattttcctctcttgaaatacatcgcagacggtgaggagctagtgcaaacaataaaagaaaaggaaacacaagagtcggcgcgcacaaaattctctttgttagtcaaagagcataaaaccaagaacaaccaaaacagtagggatcgagcaatactggacacagtggaacagacacgaaaattactgaaagaaaatataaatattaaaattctatcgtcggataagggcaacaaaaccgtagcaatggatgaggatgaatataaaaataaaatgacaaatattttagacgacttatgcgcgtatagaacattgagactggatccgacatcaagactacagacaaagaataacaccttcgtagcacaattattcaagatgggtcttatttcaaaggacgaaagaaataagatgactacaacaacagcggtacctccgaggatatatggactaccaaaaatacacaaggaaggaactccactgagaccaatatgttcttccataggatctccatcttacgggctgtgcaaatatataatacaaatattaaaaaatctgacaatggactctaggtacaacatcaagaacgcggtagattttaaagacagagtcaacaactcccagattagagaagaggaaacattagtatcttttgacgtagtatccttatttcccagcataccaatagaattagcacttgacacaataagacaaaaatggaccaaattagaagagcacacgaatataccgaaacaactatttatggacatagttagattttgcatacaggaaaacagatatttcaaatacgaagacaaaatatacacacaacttaagggaatgccaatgggatcaccggcttccccagtaatcgcagatatattaatggaggaactgttggacaagattacagataaattaaaaataaaaccaagactcttgaccaaatatgtagatgacctttttgccataacgaacaaaatagacgtggaaaatattctaaaagaattgaattccttccacaaacagataaaatttacaatggaattagaaaaggacgggaaattaccatttttagactctattgtaagcagaatggacaacacactcaaaataaagtggtataggaaacccatagcctccggacgaatactcaacttcaattcaaaccacccaaagagtatgataatcaatacagcactaggctgtatgaatagaatgatgaaaatatcggacacaatataccacaaagaaattgaacatgaaatcaaagaacttttgaccaaaaatgacttccccccaaatataatcaaaacattattaaaaagacgacaaatcgaaagaaaaaagccaacagaacctgctaaaatatacaaatcactaatatatgtaccacgactatcagaacgcctcacaaactcagactgttataacaaacaagatataaaagtagcacacaaaccgacgaatacattacaaaaattcttcaacaagataaagtcgaaaatcccgatgatcgaaaaaagcaacgtcgtttaccaaataccatgtggcggggataacaacaacaagtgcaatagtgtctacataggtacaacaaaatcgaagctaaaaacaaggattagtcaacataaatcggacttcaaactaagacatcaaaataatatacagaaaacagcacttatgacccattgtataagaagcaaccacacaccaaattttgatgaaacaacaatcttacaacaagaacaacactataacaagcgacacacattggaaatgctacacataattaacacaccaacctacaaacgactaaactacaagacagacacagaaaattgcgctcacttgtacagacacctcttaaacagtcaaacaacctcagtaacaatctccacgtcaaaaagcgcagacgtgtaa